In one window of Pseudochaenichthys georgianus chromosome 5, fPseGeo1.2, whole genome shotgun sequence DNA:
- the LOC117446412 gene encoding LOW QUALITY PROTEIN: plexin domain-containing protein 1-like (The sequence of the model RefSeq protein was modified relative to this genomic sequence to represent the inferred CDS: inserted 1 base in 1 codon) — MPHFLSVCFYPLSLQRVALSFDFPFYGHYLRQITIATGGFIFTGDITHRMLTATQYIAPLMAHFDPSYAKESTVQYLDNGEVFVVQWDRVRLRGKESEGEFTFQAALHKTGTITFSYRDIPLSLDVIGSAEHPIKAGLSDAFMVTPVSPQSPDAKQRTIYEYHRVEIDXTKITSYSAVEFTPLPTCLQHDSCELCLSYNQTSGCSWCHVLQRCSDGMDRHRQEWLDYACSEEQKATCEDYSRVDSSTGSSITPEIENVTSLTPLQKGCECDDETKRHIFKTGNDVKTDSSTKRDGLANTGVIAGIAAALVLVLAMVLVALYINYHPTAASPLYLIQRRNNWPSLKFRKQQPGYTEVEVEVEGHDKDSIVQAGPC, encoded by the exons ATGCCTCATTTTCTCTCTGTCTGCTTCTATCCACTCTCTTTGCAGAGAGTTGCCCTGTCGTTTGACTTTCCTTTTTACGGACACTACCTGAGGCAGATCACCATAGCAACTGGAG GCTTTATCTTCACAGGGGACATTACTCACCGTATGCTCACGGCCACACAGTACATCGCCCCTCTAATGGCACATTTTGACCCAAGCTACGCTAAAGAATCTACTGTGCAATACCTGGACAATG GTGAGGTGTTTGTGGTCCAGTGGGATCGGGTCAGACTCCGGGGAAAAGAGTCAGAAGGAGAATTTACGTTTCAGGCTGCTCTTCACAAAACAGGAACCATCACATTCAGCTACCGAGAT ATACCTCTGTCTTTAGATGTGATCGGTTCAGCTGAGCATCCAATAAAGGCCGGTTTGTCTGATGCTTTTATGGTCACGCCAGTTTCTCCTCAATCACCAG ATGCCAAGCAACGGACAATTTATGAGTACCATCGGGTCGAGATAG ACACAAAGATCACCAGCTACTCTGCTGTTGAATTCACTCCTCTGCCTA CCTGTCTACAACATGATAGCTGTGAGCTCTGCCTCTCATATAACCAAACCTCTGGTTGTAGCTGGTGCCACGTACTCCAGAG ATGTTCAGATGGCATGGATAGACACAGACAAGAATGGTTGGACTATGCCTGCTCAGAGGAG CAAAAAGCAACCTGTGAGGATTACTCCAGGGTTGACAGCTCCACTGGTTCCTCTATCACACCAGAGATCGAGAATGTCACCTCACTGACTCCTCTACAAAAAGGCTGTGAATGTGACG ATGAGACCAAACGTCATATATTTAAGACTGGCAACG ATGTGAAGACAGATTCTTCAACCAAGAGGGACGGGTTGGCTAATACAGGAGTGATAGCTGGTATAGCAGCTGCACTGGTTTTAGTTTTGGCTATGGTACTGGTAGCTCTTTACATCAACTACCATCCAACTGCTGCATCACCACTTTACCTCATCCAG cGACGCAATAACTGGCCATCCTTGAAGTTTCGGAAGCAACAGCCTGGTTACACAGAAGTGGAAGTGGAAGTGGAAGGTCATGATAAAGACAGCATTGTTCAAGCCGGGCCATGTTGA